In Caldisphaera lagunensis DSM 15908, a single genomic region encodes these proteins:
- a CDS encoding GNAT family N-acetyltransferase: MSIEKINIREINENDLSQVVELVVRLKSVNEELDPNFKIVNNIYDVVSKYVKDSVNNENVVFLVAEDENEKTIAGIIRFIIIDRLFYEPRIKAEITDFYVKPIYRRKRLGAMLLQKAIEYAKLKGAGIVTAIYPAGNNIADSFYDKQGFISLNKEKYKSCM; the protein is encoded by the coding sequence ATGTCTATAGAGAAAATTAATATTAGAGAAATCAATGAAAATGACCTAAGTCAGGTAGTTGAACTTGTGGTAAGATTAAAGAGTGTTAATGAAGAACTTGATCCCAATTTTAAGATAGTTAATAATATATACGATGTTGTCAGTAAATATGTTAAAGATTCTGTTAACAATGAGAATGTGGTGTTTCTGGTCGCAGAAGATGAAAATGAAAAAACAATAGCTGGAATAATAAGATTTATCATTATAGATAGATTATTTTATGAGCCTAGAATTAAGGCAGAAATTACTGATTTTTATGTAAAACCTATATATAGAAGAAAAAGACTTGGAGCAATGCTTTTGCAAAAAGCTATCGAGTATGCTAAACTAAAGGGTGCAGGGATTGTAACAGCAATATATCCAGCCGGAAATAATATAGCTGACAGCTTTTATGATAAACAAGGTTTCATATCTCTTAACAAAGAAAAATATAAAAGCTGTATGTAA
- a CDS encoding FAD-binding oxidoreductase, with protein sequence MVQKNIEDFINEVTSSIGKNKIITDNLILKLYSKEPSGLMGNISAVIFPESKEDVSKILSIAYKYEVNIYPQGSSSSLSGNAVPLRDGVIVSFERMNKIKDLSITDNIVIAEPGVRIDELNLFLEKYNYMFPIDPASQSVATIGGAINNGAGGLKGAKYGTMKDWVNGMEIALPDEKGTRLFVGCMTVKCRKGYDLARLIIGSEGTLALVTEAVLRITPIPESIVTSLALFDNLDDLLNSFIEIKSIGMQPYIAEFMDSKTVEVASKGVDINFEPKGNMLLLSIDTNKESTERMKKFLEDTLKKHNANKIITSLSQQEAEELGLFKIRRNLFAAQVSMGYSLYGNGKKLQVFIEDIVVPPSKIKLAINKIREVSENYGLFVSIGGHIGDGNIHPSVVYDVTDENMKTKVVSWYKDVMKIALDLNGSVSAEHGIGLLKKDGLIMEMTHYNSLKEIDIMKSIKSLFDPKGILNPGKVL encoded by the coding sequence ATGGTTCAAAAAAATATAGAGGATTTTATAAATGAGGTAACCAGCTCTATTGGTAAAAATAAAATCATAACTGATAATCTAATATTAAAACTATACTCAAAAGAGCCATCTGGATTAATGGGAAACATAAGTGCAGTAATATTTCCTGAAAGCAAAGAAGATGTATCAAAAATTTTAAGCATTGCATATAAATATGAAGTAAATATCTATCCTCAGGGAAGTTCTAGCAGCTTATCTGGTAATGCTGTTCCTTTAAGAGATGGAGTTATAGTTAGCTTTGAAAGAATGAATAAAATTAAGGATTTAAGTATAACAGACAATATAGTAATCGCTGAACCAGGGGTTAGGATTGACGAACTGAATTTATTTTTGGAAAAATATAATTACATGTTTCCAATAGATCCGGCGAGCCAATCTGTTGCAACAATAGGTGGAGCAATAAATAATGGCGCTGGAGGCCTAAAGGGAGCTAAATATGGAACTATGAAAGATTGGGTCAATGGAATGGAAATAGCATTACCGGATGAAAAAGGAACAAGATTATTTGTAGGATGTATGACAGTAAAATGTAGAAAAGGTTATGATTTAGCTAGGTTAATAATAGGAAGCGAAGGTACTTTAGCCTTAGTTACAGAGGCTGTATTGAGAATAACTCCCATTCCAGAAAGCATTGTAACATCGTTAGCATTATTTGACAATTTAGATGATTTATTAAACAGCTTTATAGAAATAAAGTCAATCGGAATGCAGCCTTATATAGCAGAATTTATGGATAGTAAAACTGTTGAAGTTGCATCTAAAGGCGTCGATATAAACTTTGAACCTAAAGGAAATATGCTTCTTTTAAGTATTGATACAAACAAAGAATCTACCGAAAGGATGAAAAAGTTTTTAGAGGATACGCTTAAGAAACATAATGCAAATAAAATAATAACTTCATTAAGTCAACAAGAAGCAGAGGAATTAGGTTTATTTAAAATTAGAAGAAACTTATTTGCTGCACAGGTATCTATGGGTTATTCTCTTTATGGGAATGGAAAGAAATTGCAAGTTTTTATAGAAGATATAGTTGTGCCTCCCTCAAAAATTAAATTAGCCATAAACAAGATAAGAGAAGTATCAGAAAACTATGGCTTATTCGTTTCAATTGGAGGGCATATTGGAGATGGTAATATACATCCAAGTGTTGTATATGATGTAACCGATGAAAATATGAAAACCAAGGTAGTATCATGGTATAAGGACGTAATGAAAATAGCATTAGATCTTAACGGTAGCGTTAGTGCTGAACATGGAATTGGGTTACTTAAAAAGGATGGATTGATTATGGAAATGACACATTATAACTCATTAAAAGAAATTGATATAATGAAATCAATTAAATCATTATTTGATCCAAAGGGTATATTAAATCCCGGTAAGGTGCTTTGA
- a CDS encoding (Fe-S)-binding protein, translated as MKVNIKLLYDEVSKCVYCGFCEAVCPTINLGTHRGYGPRGRVNLIKDVLENKIITEEFLASIYSCLLCDACYIVCPAKIDTGRIVRDMRSIIRSEYNSDKNEKIIIKER; from the coding sequence TTGAAAGTTAACATAAAATTATTATACGATGAAGTTAGCAAATGTGTATATTGCGGATTTTGCGAGGCTGTTTGCCCAACAATAAATTTGGGAACGCATAGAGGATATGGGCCTAGAGGAAGAGTTAATTTAATTAAAGATGTGTTAGAAAACAAAATAATTACAGAGGAATTTTTAGCCAGTATTTATTCTTGTCTGCTTTGTGACGCATGCTATATCGTTTGTCCGGCTAAAATAGATACTGGAAGGATTGTTAGAGATATGAGATCTATTATTAGAAGTGAGTACAATTCAGATAAGAATGAAAAAATAATAATCAAGGAGAGGTGA
- a CDS encoding (Fe-S)-binding protein yields the protein MDGNDIMELLGEITIKTGFPVPINKTKIFEWTNTINMERKGDVYLYTGALYQLIPYINYTVKFLDAISKLSGGDSLINLAKTIIKVSPYYLSSIIKPDIKEINENNAIVRNIAKLLLKINKNIAYLYEDDIYSGVLLYDMGLDDYFLIHSKKVFQSFKKRNVKKIITIDPHTTHVMREGYPKFIDNFDIEVFNYLELLSNTNIDLGKLDKTLTIHDPCVYSRYENIIDQPRKLLKSMGIRIKEPKRSGKNTFCCGGPLESLSPKFSEDIAKTRMNQLLSESNIIITMCPICKANLSRVKPNDAKLVDISEILSSNI from the coding sequence GTGGATGGAAATGATATAATGGAATTACTAGGAGAAATAACAATAAAAACAGGTTTTCCAGTTCCAATAAACAAAACAAAAATCTTTGAGTGGACAAATACTATTAACATGGAAAGAAAGGGTGATGTATATCTTTATACTGGAGCCCTTTATCAATTAATACCTTATATCAATTATACTGTAAAATTTTTAGATGCAATTTCAAAGTTATCTGGAGGAGATTCTTTAATAAATTTGGCAAAAACTATAATTAAGGTATCCCCATATTATTTATCATCAATAATTAAGCCGGATATTAAAGAAATAAATGAAAACAACGCTATTGTTAGAAATATTGCAAAACTACTTTTAAAGATTAACAAAAATATTGCCTATTTATATGAAGATGATATTTATAGCGGAGTATTACTCTATGATATGGGTCTAGATGACTATTTTTTGATACATTCAAAAAAAGTTTTTCAATCTTTTAAAAAAAGAAATGTGAAAAAGATTATTACTATAGATCCTCATACAACTCATGTAATGAGAGAAGGGTATCCGAAGTTTATAGATAATTTCGACATAGAAGTTTTTAATTATTTAGAATTGTTAAGCAATACAAATATTGATTTAGGTAAACTCGATAAAACATTAACAATACATGATCCCTGTGTTTATTCAAGATATGAAAATATAATTGATCAGCCGAGAAAACTTTTAAAATCTATGGGTATAAGAATCAAAGAACCTAAGAGATCAGGAAAAAATACTTTTTGTTGTGGAGGTCCTCTTGAATCCTTATCGCCTAAGTTTTCAGAAGATATAGCAAAAACAAGGATGAACCAACTCTTATCTGAATCTAATATAATAATTACGATGTGTCCTATATGTAAAGCTAATTTAAGCAGAGTAAAACCTAATGATGCAAAATTAGTTGATATTTCTGAGATTTTATCATCAAATATTTAA
- a CDS encoding glycosyltransferase family 2 protein: MTYNEISVVTTTYNEEENIGELIKRIRGLGFKVYMIVVDDSSTDNTAKISYMLANKTIVKKREGQTIGLWYGILNSKDNIVVTIDADLENPPELIPFMLNEFIKNDCGVLVASRDRLPRFSEKMSSKIFKKIIKVNDVYSNFRIYKKQCLNGFTPRLGETFGLELLLFLKKNKCKFCEFTYHAPPRRANPRIGGKVKANIRALNSTLKSLIGDLIYYRG, from the coding sequence TTGACTTACAATGAAATTTCAGTTGTTACTACAACATATAACGAAGAAGAAAATATAGGTGAGTTAATAAAAAGAATTAGAGGATTAGGATTTAAGGTTTATATGATTGTTGTTGATGATTCTTCAACAGATAATACCGCAAAGATTTCTTATATGCTTGCAAACAAAACTATTGTTAAGAAGAGGGAAGGTCAAACTATAGGACTGTGGTATGGTATATTAAATTCTAAAGATAATATTGTTGTGACAATAGATGCAGATCTTGAAAACCCACCTGAATTAATCCCTTTTATGCTCAATGAATTCATAAAAAATGATTGCGGAGTTTTAGTAGCATCAAGAGATAGATTACCAAGATTTTCAGAAAAAATGTCATCTAAGATATTCAAGAAGATAATTAAGGTAAATGATGTTTATTCTAATTTTAGAATATACAAAAAGCAATGTCTAAATGGTTTCACCCCCCGTTTAGGTGAGACATTTGGCCTTGAATTACTGCTTTTTTTAAAGAAAAATAAATGTAAGTTTTGCGAATTCACATATCATGCTCCTCCAAGAAGAGCAAATCCTAGGATAGGAGGGAAGGTAAAGGCAAATATTAGAGCATTAAATTCTACATTAAAATCACTTATAGGAGATTTAATATATTATAGAGGTTAG
- the eno gene encoding phosphopyruvate hydratase yields MDSDFLIREVKGIVALDSRGNPTVKAIVKTNKGIGVGIAPSGASKSSKEAIELRDGGKKWVGMGVNLAVSKLNEEVSQRLINQDSRQQYLIDSLLIALDGTKNKSSLGGNTTTAVSIAVSKAAANTANLELYEYLGGPSARILPTPILNIINGGVHAGNNLAFQEFILIPTGARTFIDAMRMSIEVYKNLKGVISEKYGKTSTNVGDEGGYAPPLNESREAFSLIETAIKKSGYELGTDFHLGMDAASSEFYNKDKKVYKVDGKEFTSSELIDFYESLINEFSIIYLEDPFDEDDFDSFSEITKKLGNKLLIVGDDLYATNVNYLMTGIKKKATNGALVKVNQIGTLTETFDYIRLAKESGIIPVISHRSGDTEDPFIADLAVAVGSGIIKTGAPARSERVSKYNRLIEIENQLGPNAIYLGKEPFVRL; encoded by the coding sequence ATGGATAGTGATTTTTTAATTAGAGAAGTTAAAGGGATCGTTGCATTAGATTCTAGAGGAAATCCAACTGTAAAAGCCATAGTTAAAACAAACAAGGGCATTGGTGTTGGTATTGCACCTAGCGGGGCAAGTAAAAGTTCCAAAGAAGCAATAGAACTAAGAGATGGGGGTAAAAAATGGGTTGGTATGGGAGTAAATTTAGCAGTATCGAAATTAAATGAAGAAGTATCTCAAAGATTAATTAATCAAGATTCTAGACAACAATATTTAATTGACTCATTGTTAATTGCTTTAGATGGAACAAAGAATAAATCTTCTCTTGGAGGAAATACAACAACAGCTGTTAGTATTGCAGTTTCTAAGGCAGCAGCAAATACAGCTAATTTAGAACTTTATGAATATTTAGGCGGTCCAAGTGCAAGAATTTTGCCAACGCCTATACTTAATATAATTAATGGTGGAGTCCACGCTGGGAATAACTTGGCATTTCAGGAGTTTATTTTGATTCCAACAGGAGCAAGAACATTTATTGACGCTATGAGAATGTCAATTGAAGTTTATAAAAACTTAAAAGGAGTAATAAGTGAAAAATATGGTAAAACATCAACAAACGTTGGAGACGAAGGCGGTTATGCACCACCTTTAAATGAGTCCAGAGAAGCGTTTAGCTTAATAGAAACGGCGATAAAAAAATCAGGCTATGAATTAGGAACAGACTTTCATTTAGGTATGGACGCAGCATCTTCAGAATTTTATAATAAAGATAAAAAGGTATATAAAGTTGATGGGAAAGAATTCACATCAAGCGAATTGATTGATTTTTATGAATCGCTTATAAATGAATTTAGTATAATATATTTAGAGGATCCGTTTGATGAAGATGATTTTGATTCATTTTCAGAGATCACAAAGAAACTAGGTAACAAATTACTAATTGTTGGTGATGATTTGTATGCAACAAATGTGAATTATTTAATGACAGGTATTAAAAAGAAGGCAACAAATGGTGCATTGGTTAAGGTGAATCAAATAGGTACCTTAACAGAAACATTTGACTATATAAGATTAGCCAAAGAAAGCGGTATAATACCAGTTATAAGTCATAGAAGCGGAGATACTGAGGATCCTTTTATTGCTGATTTAGCAGTTGCTGTAGGATCTGGAATAATAAAGACGGGTGCGCCAGCAAGAAGTGAAAGAGTATCAAAATATAATAGATTGATAGAAATTGAAAATCAATTAGGTCCAAACGCGATCTATTTAGGGAAGGAACCATTTGTTAGATTATAA
- a CDS encoding acyl-CoA synthetase, translated as MVEYKKLVRSFSWQEAYNFLGINEYRSMNIYDIISNKIKGNDGFAGIRVNSNWEKQTLSWDELLNKSSRLANYLKLQGVNKGDVISVLASKKLEQLIVMLAVWKVGAIYQPLFTAFGPKAIEIRTSDVKPKVVFAQQDQCEKLKEVKSLPNNIITFPDKCSNSIGFDEAVSVDKLNRSSPIGMNEQIVLLYTSGTTGLPKGAMISKRLLLNTYVYMKYGIGLNDDDIFFNGADPGWAYGLYYGLLGPMLFGKTVYMFDSPFNPETYLKFLEEFKITNFAFAPTAYRLIMGSIKEPQKYNIRLSKASSAGEPLNPEVIRWFIKNFGIPVKDHYGQTEVGMVIYNGWGYDAELKIGSAGLPAPGYEVTVIGENSDEGIIAVNSRGEGFQFMGYLNAPEKTKSVFVNEWYLTSDVAKLDNEGYFWFTGRSDDVVKVSGYRVGPFEVESVLIEHPAVLEAAVVGIEDRIRGHILKAYVVLKKDYIGDNKLKEELMNFVKTKYSKHVHLEEIEFVESLPKTESGKIQRFKLKELNKAKEEFKSNI; from the coding sequence ATGGTAGAATATAAAAAATTAGTGAGAAGTTTCTCATGGCAAGAAGCTTATAATTTTTTGGGAATTAATGAATATAGAAGTATGAATATTTATGATATAATATCTAATAAGATAAAGGGCAATGATGGTTTTGCAGGAATAAGGGTTAATTCGAATTGGGAAAAACAAACGCTAAGTTGGGATGAACTTTTAAATAAATCTTCAAGATTAGCCAATTATTTAAAATTACAGGGGGTTAATAAGGGGGACGTGATATCTGTTTTAGCATCAAAAAAGCTTGAACAATTAATTGTAATGCTTGCTGTATGGAAAGTAGGAGCTATATATCAACCTCTTTTTACAGCGTTTGGGCCAAAGGCAATAGAAATTAGGACTAGTGATGTAAAACCCAAAGTTGTTTTTGCCCAACAAGACCAATGTGAAAAATTAAAAGAAGTTAAATCATTGCCAAATAATATAATTACTTTTCCAGATAAATGTTCTAATTCAATAGGTTTTGATGAAGCGGTTTCTGTAGATAAATTAAATAGGTCTTCACCGATTGGAATGAATGAGCAAATAGTACTGCTATATACTAGTGGTACTACAGGGTTACCTAAAGGCGCAATGATAAGCAAAAGGCTTCTTTTAAATACTTATGTTTATATGAAATATGGAATAGGATTAAATGATGATGATATATTCTTTAATGGAGCAGATCCAGGATGGGCATATGGATTATATTATGGTTTATTAGGGCCAATGTTATTTGGTAAAACAGTTTATATGTTCGATTCCCCATTTAACCCAGAAACATACCTCAAGTTTTTAGAAGAATTTAAGATAACTAATTTTGCATTTGCACCAACTGCATATAGACTAATTATGGGTTCAATTAAGGAACCTCAGAAATATAATATAAGGCTAAGTAAGGCAAGTTCCGCAGGTGAACCCTTGAATCCTGAAGTTATTAGATGGTTTATAAAGAATTTTGGAATCCCAGTAAAGGATCATTATGGACAAACTGAAGTTGGGATGGTTATTTATAATGGATGGGGTTATGATGCTGAGCTAAAAATTGGAAGTGCTGGTTTACCTGCTCCAGGTTATGAGGTAACCGTTATTGGAGAAAATAGTGATGAGGGTATAATAGCTGTCAACTCGCGTGGTGAAGGGTTCCAATTTATGGGCTATTTAAATGCCCCGGAGAAGACAAAAAGCGTGTTTGTTAATGAATGGTATTTGACAAGTGATGTAGCTAAATTAGATAATGAAGGTTATTTCTGGTTTACCGGTAGAAGTGATGATGTAGTTAAGGTATCTGGATATAGAGTTGGCCCATTTGAAGTTGAAAGTGTATTAATAGAACATCCCGCTGTTCTCGAGGCGGCAGTTGTAGGCATAGAAGACAGAATAAGAGGTCATATTCTTAAGGCTTATGTTGTTTTGAAGAAGGATTACATTGGTGATAATAAATTAAAAGAAGAACTGATGAACTTTGTTAAAACTAAATATTCAAAACATGTTCATTTAGAAGAGATAGAATTCGTTGAATCATTACCAAAGACGGAAAGTGGAAAAATTCAGAGATTTAAGTTAAAGGAATTAAATAAAGCTAAAGAAGAGTTTAAATCTAATATATAA
- a CDS encoding winged helix-turn-helix domain-containing protein, translated as MQFKQEDHLFWWVFVGSKGGKMRLKIIELILEKGPLNANQISKMLDVNYKTVIHHLNVLTENNLIISEGPRYGQIYSPSKFLIQNRNILDKVLCINGEKPC; from the coding sequence ATGCAATTTAAACAAGAGGACCATTTATTTTGGTGGGTATTTGTTGGAAGCAAAGGAGGGAAAATGAGATTGAAAATTATTGAATTAATCCTTGAAAAAGGTCCTTTAAATGCAAATCAAATATCTAAAATGCTTGATGTAAACTATAAAACAGTGATTCATCACTTAAACGTGTTGACAGAAAACAATTTGATAATATCCGAAGGCCCTAGGTATGGACAAATATATTCCCCCTCAAAATTTTTAATTCAAAATAGAAATATTCTAGATAAAGTGTTATGTATAAATGGTGAAAAGCCATGCTAA
- a CDS encoding creatininase family protein, whose product MEYIWRVSGNKFDKLEKSIAIIPIGSLERHGDHLPLGTDTTEASYIAEEVAKKINAHLYPPIWYGSSIYLAKFPGTINVDSEAFKQYTFSVLKEIARNGYKLISIINGHGGNSSLLNIAAKEAAYSMNVTYIIIDWWKDVAQETRKKLFKEPGHAGDDETSAMLYIEGEDVDMKYAKDYVPSWIPKVSVQSPIIENYLYPNAVLGGATKGDKEKGRQWLESVIEEISKIIEDVYKLISK is encoded by the coding sequence GTGGAATATATATGGAGGGTTAGTGGTAATAAATTTGATAAACTAGAAAAAAGTATAGCTATAATCCCAATAGGTTCTCTTGAAAGGCATGGAGATCATTTACCACTTGGCACTGATACAACTGAGGCTTCCTATATTGCAGAAGAAGTTGCAAAAAAGATAAATGCACACCTATATCCACCAATATGGTATGGTTCTTCTATATATTTGGCTAAATTCCCAGGAACTATAAATGTTGATAGTGAAGCGTTTAAGCAATATACATTCAGCGTTTTAAAAGAAATTGCAAGAAATGGATATAAGTTGATCAGCATTATAAATGGCCATGGAGGTAACAGTAGCTTATTAAATATTGCAGCAAAAGAAGCTGCTTATAGCATGAATGTAACCTATATTATAATTGATTGGTGGAAAGATGTAGCTCAAGAAACTAGAAAGAAATTATTTAAAGAACCAGGTCATGCAGGCGATGATGAAACAAGTGCAATGTTATACATAGAAGGAGAAGATGTAGATATGAAATATGCAAAAGATTATGTTCCCTCTTGGATACCAAAGGTTTCAGTACAATCCCCGATAATTGAAAATTACCTTTATCCAAATGCCGTATTAGGAGGAGCAACAAAAGGTGATAAAGAAAAAGGAAGGCAATGGCTTGAAAGTGTTATTGAGGAAATTTCTAAGATTATTGAAGATGTTTACAAATTAATAAGTAAATAA
- a CDS encoding ABC transporter ATP-binding protein, which produces MTDAIVVENLKHTYDGKKYVLDDISFTVKKGEVFGLLGRNGAGKTTTIKILTTLIMPTKGNVNILGYNIRKDGLEIRKRIGLVQQLPSIEFTSVEKNFDIYGILWGLGKKEIKRKTEELLKIFDLEQVRKKNVLDLSGGERRRIQVAREFLHDMDILFLDEPTVGLDVVMRRNLLNYIKKMVNRGLTIVFTTHMLEEAEYLCDRIAVIDKGKIVAMDTVENLKAKYGGKKTVEFIIKGVNQEKIIDKINDSKNLVKMNENKLIILTENPYEVVETIIDEVRKINGRIEWLNIRENTLEDVFLNVIGEENGIS; this is translated from the coding sequence ATGACAGATGCTATAGTCGTTGAGAACTTAAAACATACATATGATGGGAAAAAATATGTATTAGATGATATTTCGTTTACAGTAAAAAAAGGAGAAGTTTTTGGTTTATTGGGAAGAAATGGTGCGGGAAAAACAACAACTATAAAAATTTTAACTACATTAATAATGCCAACCAAAGGAAATGTAAACATTTTAGGTTATAACATAAGAAAAGATGGTTTAGAGATAAGGAAGAGGATTGGACTAGTTCAACAATTACCTAGCATAGAATTCACTTCAGTAGAAAAGAACTTTGATATATATGGAATTCTGTGGGGATTAGGTAAAAAGGAAATTAAAAGGAAAACAGAAGAATTATTAAAAATCTTTGATTTGGAACAGGTTAGAAAGAAAAATGTTCTTGATTTGTCAGGTGGCGAAAGAAGAAGAATACAAGTTGCGAGAGAGTTTTTGCATGATATGGATATATTGTTTTTAGATGAACCAACAGTAGGTTTAGATGTTGTGATGAGAAGAAACTTGCTGAATTATATTAAAAAAATGGTAAACAGAGGATTAACAATTGTTTTTACAACTCATATGCTAGAAGAGGCAGAATATTTGTGCGATAGAATAGCTGTAATAGATAAGGGAAAAATAGTAGCAATGGATACTGTTGAAAACCTAAAGGCAAAATATGGTGGTAAAAAAACCGTTGAATTTATAATAAAAGGTGTAAATCAAGAAAAAATTATTGATAAAATCAATGATTCTAAAAACCTTGTAAAAATGAATGAAAATAAACTTATAATATTAACAGAAAATCCATATGAAGTTGTTGAAACTATAATAGATGAGGTTAGAAAAATTAATGGTAGAATAGAATGGCTAAATATAAGAGAAAATACATTAGAAGACGTCTTCTTAAACGTTATAGGTGAAGAAAATGGCATATCCTAA
- a CDS encoding ABC transporter permease, with translation MAYPKIIRLIIRNIMVNSDPGTWLILVGMPAMFLIFFSYGYGSMLSSMGLSYISYAKFLAPGMLAYETLIAGTATGSMLWFDRRWGSLAQILAMPFTRTDYLLGLILSTVIFAIMGNAVLIIISYFIIPGLTFSILGLLIMVSVLIIGSLLFGSFMLILASYIKSQNAYNSIQILIIFLINFASTVFYPASSLPKILEYIFYLNPLTYIANLMRDGFLKTIKPTDISIIDIYELIGLIILSILLILIARYSYMRSEIRFE, from the coding sequence ATGGCATATCCTAAAATCATTAGATTAATTATTAGAAACATAATGGTAAACAGCGATCCAGGAACTTGGTTAATTTTGGTTGGAATGCCAGCAATGTTCTTAATATTCTTTAGTTATGGATACGGTTCAATGCTTTCTTCTATGGGGTTATCTTATATAAGCTATGCAAAATTTTTAGCTCCAGGAATGCTTGCCTATGAGACTTTAATAGCAGGAACTGCTACCGGATCGATGCTATGGTTTGATAGAAGATGGGGTTCTTTGGCCCAGATATTAGCAATGCCGTTCACTAGAACGGATTATTTGCTGGGATTAATTTTAAGTACAGTAATATTTGCAATAATGGGAAATGCAGTTCTAATAATAATATCATATTTCATTATACCTGGTCTCACCTTTTCTATTTTAGGATTGTTAATAATGGTTTCAGTTTTAATCATTGGATCTTTATTGTTCGGATCCTTTATGCTTATCTTAGCTTCATATATAAAATCTCAAAATGCATACAATAGTATTCAAATATTAATAATATTTTTAATAAATTTCGCATCCACAGTTTTTTACCCTGCTTCCTCTTTGCCCAAAATCTTAGAATATATCTTTTACTTAAACCCATTGACATATATCGCAAATTTGATGAGAGATGGATTCCTAAAGACTATAAAACCTACTGATATTAGCATAATAGATATATATGAGTTAATAGGGTTAATAATATTATCAATATTATTAATATTGATTGCAAGATATTCATATATGAGATCTGAAATTAGGTTTGAATAA